TGGTATAGGAGGAGCGACATTTCTTATACCTTTTCTTGTTTATGTATTTGGTTTTGATCAAAAATTAGCCCAAGGTACCACACTTTTGGCGTTTACTTTACCTTCTTTCTTGTTTGGAGCAATAACATATTACAAGAATGGTAATGTTAAAATTGAATATTCAGTAGTTATGTTTGTCGGAATGCTGTTTGGAGCACTTATAGGTGCCTCGGTAGCACAAAAAGTTGATTCTAGGATACTTTCAAGGATATTTGGGTTAATTTTGGGAGTTTTAGGTATAAAGATATTTATAGATAGTTTTAGATAATTTGTGCTTAGAGCTGATAAGACTTTAAATTTTGCACTAGTTTTTTATGTTGAGCATGGGTACAGAGAACCTAATTCTTTCTGATTTGTATACTGAGTGTAATTTTTTCAAAAATTCGTGTTTTAAAGGAAACTGGTATGTGTATTCTACTACTCGCAAAACTACGTTAAATTTGACAGAGTAATCTGTGAAAGATGTGTATCTAATTAGAGGAATCCAATTTCTATCAGCACCTTCAACAGTTTGTTGAACTTCCTTTGCTACTTTAAGAGTAATGTCTTCTACAAATTTCAGATCGTTTTCGATAGATACTTCAACTGGTACAAGTATTGACATACTTTGGTCTGGTAGATAAAAATTTTTCACTATACTACTTATAAGTTTTGAATTTGGGATTATAATTATGTTATTGAATAAGTCTCTTACGGTTGTATTCCTCCAATTTACGTCTACTACAAAACCCTCATCTCCACCTTCTAGTTTTACATAGTCTCCAACTCTAACTTGATGTACTAGGAGTACTTGTATTCCTGCAAAAAAATTTGCAAGAGTATCTTGAAGAGCAATTGCAACTGCCAAACCTCCTATGCCTAATGTTGTAATCAATGGTATTAATGAAATGTTCCAAAGTGCTAGGAGTACTCCAATTCCAATTACTACAAAAACTAAGCCTATTATATTTGACATTATGGTAACAGAGAAAGATATATCTGTAGTTCCTGTTATTTTTCTCACTCTCTCTGCTATGGTAGGAAATACTATACTACTTACGATCTTTCCTAAGATTATAGATCCAACGAAAACATAAAGGGAGATGAAAACTTTAGATATAATATCTAGATTTTGCTTTGGTATTTCTAACATGAAGATTATCAGCATATTGACATAAACTGTAAAAAGTAATAGGATTATCCAAAAACTTATTGAAGATAATAGTCTCCTCATTTCTGCTTTGTCTTTAGTTTCGTGACTCATTACCATTTCTGTAGCTTTTCTTAGGAATTTTACAAGTAGGTATGATATAGTTAGTCCTACCAGGATAAGTAAGGAAAATATAACATAAGTCATACACCATAGATTCTCAATGATTTAATTTGTCCCAATAAAGTTTAATAATTCCGTAACTGTTAGTGGCTTGAATCTTTTTGTGGTATTTATGTTACTCATGTAAATATATGATGATATTTGGGTTTGTGTAGTTTATGGAGTTTTTAAATACGAGATGTAAATGAATTTGCATGAATTATCGAAAATGATATATCGGTTTTGATATAAAAATTACTTTGAATTTAAGATTTCTGTTTGATTTTCCTGATTTTATATTGTTTTTGTTAAATTTTTGAAATTTTTACATTAATCTATATATATTCATGTATTCTTGGAATTTGAAATTACTATATTGAATGAATACTTTCCGGAATGTTAGTACAGTGATACAATGTTTTGGCATGCTAATTGTATAGATATTCCATGTTAAGGAGGTATTTATGAAAGATGTTACAAGGAAAGCGATTTTTTTAATTTTGATTATGTTTCTTGTGTTGGCTGGACTCCGGGTTAATGCTGAGGAGAGTAATATTAAGGTGATATCTGATAGTATGTTTTATGGAGAAGGGTTTGGAGGTGTGACTTTTGGTGCTATTTATTCTCCAAGTATAAATAGCTTGAATGATAGACTACATAGTTTAGGATATTCTAAAAAACTTAATGATGTAATTTTTGTGATAGGAGGACAAGGTTTTGGTTACTCAGGAAATGTTTTGATGGGTGGAGTAGGTTTTTCAGTTAGATCATCTTCAGTAGAGAATAATCTTAATGGTACCAATATTGTTGTAGGAGTGTCGGGAGGTTTTGGTTTCTTTGAGTTGGGATATGCTTTATTAAAGAGTCCTAATATTTCAATAGTACCGATTTTAGGTTTTGGTGGTGGTAGTTATGTTATTAGTTTTAAGACAAAGTCTGAGGTAGTAGATTTTGACACAATAGCCAAAAATCCATATTCTCACAATAACTATATATCTTATGGAGGAACTTGCTTTGAGTTAGGTATACTTACACATGGTCAACTTATAGTTTCTGAAAATATTGTTCAAATATCCGATAATACCAGATTTAGATCTCATGGTACTATTGGGTTACTTTTGAAACTTAGTTATATCTTTATGCTTGCAACTGATAATACTACTGTTGTAGGAGAGCCTAAATTTGGAGATCATAATTTTAAACTAGATTTGACTGTAACCTTTGGTGGTAGAACTGAAAGATTGTAATATCTTAAATCTTAAGGGTGGGTTACCACTCTTTTGAAATTAATTATGATAGATCTAATAAGGTTTATTGGTAGCATATTTTATCCATTTGTGGAAGGAATTAGAATTATCGGTATTTTGATAGGTATCTCGGTTTTATCAACAACTGAGGTAGGTGTAGAAAATCCTAGATTTTATGAAACGTCCAAGGGTAATTTTGAATTTTCGTTTAGTCTCAAAAACGCCTTCAATAGTAAGTTTAAGAAGCTTGTTGAGAAAGGTATTCCATCAGGTTTTATAGTTGGTGTGTCCTTCTCAGTGTCTAGGGTATCATTTAATTGGTGGATTACTAACAAAGTAATATATGACATTTCAAAAAATAAGTTTGTTGTTTACTTTCAGAATAATAATAAAATCTCGACTGTTTCAGTTAACAGTATAGATGAAGCTGAAAAGTTATTAGCACATTTTATAATCTCTTTGCCAAGAGATGAGTTATTGGGGGAAGAAGTTTTGGTCAACATAAATGCTGAACCATTTTTCGAATATTATGAGTTTAAAGATTTAGATCAATCAAGAGCGGTATGGGGTAGAAGGTTAAACATTACTTTGAAGTATAGATTATAGTCACTTAGAGATTGTTTTGTTTTTAAAATAGAACCTGTAAGGTTTTAGATTTTGCTTTTGAGTTTTGTCAGATAATTTAAGAATCTGCAAGGATGGGTAGTTTAACTATGATTTCTGTTGTTCCTTCAGATAGGTTTGTTTTTACATTTACGGTACCCTTATTATCAAGTATTATTTTTTTTGTGATTGCTAGTCCTATACCTTTGCCCCCTTTTTTGTAGGAGATTCCAAAGTCGAAGATTTTTTCAATAACCTCTGTTGGTATTCCACCTCCATTATCCCAGAAAGTTATTATTACTATTTCTTCTTCAGTTTTAACGTTAACCTTTACTTTGCCATTGTCTTTTATTGCTTCAAAACTGTTCTTGAGTATGTTAGCGAATGCGTTCATGATTAAAACTCTGTCGACCATAACTAAGATATTTTTACTGCTAGTTTCAAGGTCAAAAGTGAAAAATAATCTGAGTTCTTCTAAGATATCTATGATATTCTGTTTTGTTAGAATTGGTTTCGGAAGAGATGAGATTTCTCTGATTTTGGATAAAAAATCATTTATATTATTTAGCATTTTGTCAATTCTGACTAAGGTTTCAAAGTTTAGTTCTTTGTGATTTTGTATAGAGTTTTTGACTTCGGTATATATAGGTGTTAGCATATTTCCTACTTCATGAACTATGACTTTGCTTATGTCTTTCCACCCTTCAAATCTCTCAAGTTCTGTAACTCGTTTTTCATATTCTACTAATCTTAATATTAGGTTTTGAAAAGATATAGATATACTGTTTATATCTTTGAAGATAGTTTTAGGTATGTTAATTTCAGTGTTTATTGGTAGTTTAAAGCTTGATAAAAAATCTACTAATACCTTTAATTGTCTTGTAACGAGAAATGAAAGAACAATTGAGAGTGATACGAAGAATAAAAATGTTGCTCCTGATGTTTTTATTACCATGTTCATTGAATTCCTTAATATCTCTTCTTGTGAGACTATTAAGAAATTAATTCTTTTGTCGAGTGATAGTAATTCTTCTTTAGCTTCTTTAATGTTTTCTTTATTTATGTGAGTCGTTATTCTTTCAATATCTTTTGATATGCGAGTAAAATTGAGATTTTCTAGCATTTTATTCCCAAAGCTATACGCAAACCATATTGTTAAGATTGAATAAAAAGCAGATATTGATATAACAAGTAAAAATACAACTTTTCTCATGTTGAAATTATGATATATTCGTATACTAGATTTTTAGTTTAACGAAATTTGAGTATTGTTTTTTACTTGCTGGTTTTAGGTTTTATTTAGAATAGTCCTTGGATAGCAAAGACAAACTGCCAGTTGTTGAAGAATTGATCACTTGTGTATAGTTGGGGTTTATTGTCTTTTATGGTAAACTGTCTTGCTAGGTACAATCTTATTGGAAATCCCGGAATGTTTATCATTGCTCCTATTCCAAAGCTACCATAATAACTATTTATATCTGTTGTGTATAATGAAGAATCTTGGAATGCATTACCTAGATCTCCGAATATTGTAGCCCATAATTCATTCCCTACTATGGGTGCTCTGAGTTCGGTTGAATAGAAGGCTTTTGCTTTACCTCTTATACCATATCCACTCCATCCTCTAAGCTCATAATATCCATCAAACCAGAATAGATCAAGTATTTCGTATTCTAATCTTCCATTAATTTGTGGTAGCATAATACCTTGGACTGTGTATAGAACCCATACTATGTTGTAATCTTCTGTTATAGGTATTGCTTGGTAGAAAGAAAAGTTACCGCTTAGCTTTATAAACTCAAAAAATCCACCTATAAGATGTCCTACATAATCTATGTAAATCCCTCCATTTAACCCTTTTGTTGGTACCAAAGGATTATTTCTACTGTCGAATGATAAACTTAGACTAAGAGTGCTTTTTAGTTTTCCTCTGTATACCTCCCACCAATTGTCGACGTATGTTAACGACAATTCTCTTGCTACATTACTATCGTATGGAGTATTGAAGTTTTTGTCATGAGTTATGGTTGAATAGATAGAATATCCAACTCCTAAAGTGTAGTAACTACCTAATCTTCTACCTATATTGAGTCCTATACCTACTTTAGTTTGCCAGTAGCTGCCGTTGGTATTTTCCGGAGTTCCATCGGAGTTATCGTCAACTATTATGTCTCTCACTAATGTGTTGTAGAAGTATATTGATGTTGATAGTGAATAAAAGGAATCAAAAAGATATGGTTCTGTAAATGATAGGTTTATACCTTGTTGGTATTGACCTATGTCAATTCTACCTTGTATTTTCTTACCAGTTCCAAAGAGATTTATATGTGATATGCTTCCCCCCATTGTAAATCCACTTACAGAGCCATATCCTGCTGATAGAGATATAAGTCCTGTTCTACCTTCTTTAACTTTGAATATTAGATCCATTATCCCTTCGGCTTCTCCTTCTCTAACTTCCCATTCAACCTTCTCAAAGTATTGCGTCATATTTAGTTTTTCAACACTTCTCTGAAGTTTGTAGACTGTGAATATTTCTCCTTCTTTGATTTCAAGTTCTCTTTCTATGACATGAGTTTTTGTATATGTATTACCAACCACTAGTATGCTACCAATATGTCCTATGTCTCCTTCTGTTATGTCAACTTCTAGATTTATAAACCTAGTTTCTTTGTTTTTATCAACTTTTTTATCAATCCTTGCGAAGATATATCCCCTATCCCAGTACATTCTGTTAATGTTATACAACCATCTATCTATTTGATCCTGGGCAAATACATCACCTTTTAGGAGTGGAAATTTCTTAATTAGTTCATTTTTGGTAAATACTTTTATATCTCCTTTAATTTCAACATCTCCGAAATAGTATTTTTGCCCTTCTTCGACTGTTATTGATATGTATATATGTTTTTCAACTAGGTTTGTTTGATTGTCATAGTAGTTTGAAACAGCGATGTTTGTTGAAATTATAGCTGCATCTATAAATCCTTTACTTGAATAGAAGTACTTGACTTTTTCTATGTCTTTTGAAAATTTATCTGGATCAAAGTAGCCCCTTGTTATAGGTATTCCTATGAACTTTACTTCTTCCTTAGTATCCATTATACCTTTGAGATCTCCATCATTGATGTTTGAAATCCCCACAAACGTTATTTTTTTGACAATACTTCTTGGACCTTCTTCTATATCAAAATTAAGGATAAGTTTATTATCTTCACTTGAAAAGTAATGTCTAACTAAGACATCGAGTAATCCTTCTTCTCTATATTTCTGCTTTATAGCATAAACTGAGGATATTATTTTGTATTCACTAACATAGTCATCCTTCTTTATGAATATAAGTTCTTTGAGATCATCAGTGTTAATACTTTTATTACCTTTTATCTTGATATCTTTTACAATATCAAGTTCTTTACCGTTTACGTATATGTTTATTAGTTTTCTTGACTTATCTATTATCTCATACTCTAATGTGAACTCGTATACCACGTTTAGGTTGTAGATATCTTTTGTTGTTTTTATAACTTTGTCAGTATCGATTTCATCTCCCTCTCTAAGATTTATATTGTCTCTTATAATGCTTTCTGCTTGTTTACTTAGGCCTGTTATTATTATCTTGTTTATTTTGTACCCTTCGATTTCACCTATGTTTGAGAATGATGTTGTTGAAATTATCAATAGGAACATTATGGTTGAAAGTAATATTGTAGAAAGCTTTTTTATGAATGGCTTTGAAACAAGAAGATTAATGTATTTTGATAATCTTTCCATAAAATACCTCTTTTATTGGGGTAATTATCTAAAAACTGTCGGATATTTTAAATGAAGGTATTTATGTCTTTGTAATTAACTTTGAAAGGTTTAATATTTAAAGGGAGTAACTTGATCTTGTTATTTATACAATACTTTTTGTATCCTGTATGGGGAAGTATGTTTTTTATTGTTACTTGGTTATTTGTTTTTCTTTATAGGATGGAGCTTTTATATTTATAATTTAAGACTTATGAGTATAACTGAAGAAATAAAAAACAATCCACTGGAGATGCCGATGTTTATATCTAAAACACTTGCTGATAATGGTTATGAATGTTATGTTGTTGGTGGAATAGTTAGAGATTTTATTCTCTACAAATCAATACCTGAAGATGCGGATTGGGATTTTGCGACGTCTGCTGAGCCAGATGAGGTTACAAGGATATTCCAGAGGAAGAAACTGCTTGTTATACCGACAGGTATAAAACATGGTACTGTTACTGTATTTCATAATGGTAAGAATTATCAAATAACAACTTTTAGGATAGATAAAAATTATTATGATTATAGACATCCTTCTGAGGTTGTATTTACTAGGAATATAAGGGAAGATCTTGCTCGTAGAGATTTTACCATAAATGCTATGGCTCTTGATCTTATTAAGGGTGAGATAATTGATGAGTTTGGGGGTATGGAAGATTTAAAAAATGGTATAATAAGAGCCGTTGGAGATCCTGAGGTTAGATTCGAGGAAGATGCGCTTAGAATGTTAAGAGCATGTAGATTTGCTTCTAAGCTTAATTTTAGGATAGAGGAAAAGACACTTTTAGCAATAAAAAACAAGGCTGAGAACATAACCAAGATATCTGCTGAAAGAGTCAGAGATGAAATAATAAAAATAATGCTTTCATACAAACCATCAATAGGAATAGAGTATATGCGAGAGACAGGATTACTTAGTTATATATTACCTGAACTCCAAGATTGCTATGGTGTTAGTCAAAATGTATATCATAAATATGATGTATATTATCATTCGTTATTGACTTGCGATAAGATATCAGATTTCATTGAAGGAGTAAATGATCAAAAAAGAATATACAGACTCAAACTAGCTGGGCTTTTTCACGATATAGCTAAACCTGTTACAAAACAAGAAGTTATAGAAAATGGAATTGATGTCTCAACATTCTATAATCATGAAGTTGTTGGTGCAGGAATGACAAAAAGAATTTTGAAAAGGTTAAGATTTAGTAATGATGATATTGATTATATAACTAGACTTGTCAGGCATCATATGTTCTATTATACTGATGAGTGGACTGATAGTGCAGTTAGAAGATTTATGAGGAATGTGGGACTTGATTTGTTGGATGATTTATTCATCCTAAGAGAGGCTGATAGGATAGGTAGTGGTAAGAGAAAGCCAGGTAGTGTATCCTTACAGAAACTCAAAGATAGAATACTCATGATAATAGAACAAGAAAATGCTATAAGTCTCAAAGATCTGAAGGTTGATGGGTATGATATTATGAGTGCTCTTAACATACCTCCTGGTCCTATGGTTGGTAGAATACTAAATGGGCTACTCCAAATAGTTATCGAAGATCCTTCGAAAAACGAAAAGGAAACCCTAATAAAACTGGCAGCAGATCTTTATAGAAATTTTCAGCAAACAACAAAAACATAGCTAAAGATTTGGTACTTCAATGATTCGATGTTCTTGGAGTTATTTTTGATTGACTCTTCTATCGAAAAATGAAGGAGAGATTTTTGATTTGTTACTAAATTCTTTCTAAATTCCAGAGTTTTAAGGATTTGCTGTTAATTATTGCATTTTAGAAATTGTAGATGAAGTTTAATTGGCGTTTGTTAAATAATTCCTTCTATGGAAGCTAGTAAGAAGCTTTTGAATGCGATGATGGAAATTATATCTTTTGATATTGCTCACAAAGCAGTAGAAATTATCGAAAAGTACTCACCTATACCTAGTTATTGTTTTGATAACATTAATTTACTTGTGAATAGAAATAGTCAGGATAAAGAGTTTTTAAAAGATTTACTTTCAGGCGATGATAATACGATTCTTTTAACTAAGGCTTTGGGGTATAGTGTATATTTACGAAATATACTTTTAGAGGATAAATCTCTACTAGTATGGTTGAAAAACAATATATACTATAAGGTTAACTTTGATGATTTAAAACTGGAAATAAATGAAATTTTGAGAGAAAGAGAAAAAACTATTTTTTTGAAGAACTTGAACTATCTCAAGAAAAGAGAATTTATAAGGATTGTTTTGCAGGAAATACTAGGGATATTGGAGTTTGAAGAAACTGTTTATCAGCTTTCGCTTCTTTCTGATGTTGTTGTAGGTGCTGTGTTAGACTTTGAATATAGGCAACTTGTAGAGAGTTATGGTGTTCCATCGTCTGATTTTTGTATAATATCTTTAGGTAAACTTGGGGGATTAGAACTTAATTATAGCTCAGACATAGATGTGATATTTGTTTACGGTTTTGATGGTAATACTACTAAGTATATAGATAATTCGGAATTTTTTGATAAGCTTGCTAGGAATATAGTTAGTGATATTTCATCTTCGGTTGGAGGTGAATTTTTGTATAGAGTTGATACTAGACTTAGACCCGATGGCGAGTTTGGAGCACTTGTGAGAAGTGAAAGTAGTTATTATGCGTATTATGAAGAAAGAGCCCAAACTTGGGAAAAACAGATGCTTATTAAAGCACGATTTTCGGCAGGTAGTCATGAACTTGGTGATAGATTTATATCGAATATCAAGAAAATAGTGTTTTCTACGCCTCTTTCAGATGCTGAAATAGCTGATATACTAGGTATAAAACAAAAAATAAAAGGAGCAGAAAACGATTTGAAAAAGTCAACGGGTGGTATCAGAGATATTGAGTTTATAGTTCAATTGCTTCAACTCATATTTGGTACAAAGGAAAGTAAATTAAGATCGACAAACACTCTGAAAGCAATCTATACGTTAGAGGAACTTAAAATAATTGATAATGAGACTAGAA
Above is a genomic segment from Brevinematales bacterium containing:
- the bamA gene encoding outer membrane protein assembly factor BamA; translated protein: MERLSKYINLLVSKPFIKKLSTILLSTIMFLLIISTTSFSNIGEIEGYKINKIIITGLSKQAESIIRDNINLREGDEIDTDKVIKTTKDIYNLNVVYEFTLEYEIIDKSRKLINIYVNGKELDIVKDIKIKGNKSINTDDLKELIFIKKDDYVSEYKIISSVYAIKQKYREEGLLDVLVRHYFSSEDNKLILNFDIEEGPRSIVKKITFVGISNINDGDLKGIMDTKEEVKFIGIPITRGYFDPDKFSKDIEKVKYFYSSKGFIDAAIISTNIAVSNYYDNQTNLVEKHIYISITVEEGQKYYFGDVEIKGDIKVFTKNELIKKFPLLKGDVFAQDQIDRWLYNINRMYWDRGYIFARIDKKVDKNKETRFINLEVDITEGDIGHIGSILVVGNTYTKTHVIERELEIKEGEIFTVYKLQRSVEKLNMTQYFEKVEWEVREGEAEGIMDLIFKVKEGRTGLISLSAGYGSVSGFTMGGSISHINLFGTGKKIQGRIDIGQYQQGINLSFTEPYLFDSFYSLSTSIYFYNTLVRDIIVDDNSDGTPENTNGSYWQTKVGIGLNIGRRLGSYYTLGVGYSIYSTITHDKNFNTPYDSNVARELSLTYVDNWWEVYRGKLKSTLSLSLSFDSRNNPLVPTKGLNGGIYIDYVGHLIGGFFEFIKLSGNFSFYQAIPITEDYNIVWVLYTVQGIMLPQINGRLEYEILDLFWFDGYYELRGWSGYGIRGKAKAFYSTELRAPIVGNELWATIFGDLGNAFQDSSLYTTDINSYYGSFGIGAMINIPGFPIRLYLARQFTIKDNKPQLYTSDQFFNNWQFVFAIQGLF
- a CDS encoding sulfite exporter TauE/SafE family protein encodes the protein MDILKMLLLLVFSGFTGVFSGLVGIGGATFLIPFLVYVFGFDQKLAQGTTLLAFTLPSFLFGAITYYKNGNVKIEYSVVMFVGMLFGALIGASVAQKVDSRILSRIFGLILGVLGIKIFIDSFR
- a CDS encoding HD domain-containing protein — translated: MSITEEIKNNPLEMPMFISKTLADNGYECYVVGGIVRDFILYKSIPEDADWDFATSAEPDEVTRIFQRKKLLVIPTGIKHGTVTVFHNGKNYQITTFRIDKNYYDYRHPSEVVFTRNIREDLARRDFTINAMALDLIKGEIIDEFGGMEDLKNGIIRAVGDPEVRFEEDALRMLRACRFASKLNFRIEEKTLLAIKNKAENITKISAERVRDEIIKIMLSYKPSIGIEYMRETGLLSYILPELQDCYGVSQNVYHKYDVYYHSLLTCDKISDFIEGVNDQKRIYRLKLAGLFHDIAKPVTKQEVIENGIDVSTFYNHEVVGAGMTKRILKRLRFSNDDIDYITRLVRHHMFYYTDEWTDSAVRRFMRNVGLDLLDDLFILREADRIGSGKRKPGSVSLQKLKDRILMIIEQENAISLKDLKVDGYDIMSALNIPPGPMVGRILNGLLQIVIEDPSKNEKETLIKLAADLYRNFQQTTKT
- a CDS encoding mechanosensitive ion channel family protein, with product MTYVIFSLLILVGLTISYLLVKFLRKATEMVMSHETKDKAEMRRLLSSISFWIILLLFTVYVNMLIIFMLEIPKQNLDIISKVFISLYVFVGSIILGKIVSSIVFPTIAERVRKITGTTDISFSVTIMSNIIGLVFVVIGIGVLLALWNISLIPLITTLGIGGLAVAIALQDTLANFFAGIQVLLVHQVRVGDYVKLEGGDEGFVVDVNWRNTTVRDLFNNIIIIPNSKLISSIVKNFYLPDQSMSILVPVEVSIENDLKFVEDITLKVAKEVQQTVEGADRNWIPLIRYTSFTDYSVKFNVVLRVVEYTYQFPLKHEFLKKLHSVYKSERIRFSVPMLNIKN
- a CDS encoding ATP-binding protein; this translates as MRKVVFLLVISISAFYSILTIWFAYSFGNKMLENLNFTRISKDIERITTHINKENIKEAKEELLSLDKRINFLIVSQEEILRNSMNMVIKTSGATFLFFVSLSIVLSFLVTRQLKVLVDFLSSFKLPINTEINIPKTIFKDINSISISFQNLILRLVEYEKRVTELERFEGWKDISKVIVHEVGNMLTPIYTEVKNSIQNHKELNFETLVRIDKMLNNINDFLSKIREISSLPKPILTKQNIIDILEELRLFFTFDLETSSKNILVMVDRVLIMNAFANILKNSFEAIKDNGKVKVNVKTEEEIVIITFWDNGGGIPTEVIEKIFDFGISYKKGGKGIGLAITKKIILDNKGTVNVKTNLSEGTTEIIVKLPILADS